The genomic DNA GGCTTCGCGCCCAGCTCCCACATCtgcttcgggagcctggacttccttgCCACAGGAAAGGGAATCGAGTTGATTCCTCTCCTCGTCCTGTCCGCTCACCCCGTCACCttcggctccgccgccggaatGGCGGAGAGCGGCCGGGCGCGTACCACGGGGTCTCCTTCAGAGGAGTGGCCCTTTGGCCTACGCAACGACGTGACGACTTACGATCGTCTCCCGGCACGATCCATGATCATGCCACCCGCGAACAACGAGTTCGTGGGCGTAATGGAAACAGCCTCCGACGCTTCTTCCGACaatgggagccaccacccctcgcgtgagtgcttcatggccgacgtgcactccaCGGGGTCCAACGATGACGGCAGCGACGGGAGGCACCGCACTCCCCCACCACGTGCCGCAGCTATAGCTGGAGCCCTCGCCAGGGTCCTGGAGCAGCCTTGGCTGTCGGAGGCGCGCGTGGTGCCTGATCAGGAGGTCGAGCACCCCCGCAATGAAGGTGGGGGGCGTCAACGGGCACGCGACGTCCAGCAGTGCATCTGCGAGGACGAGAATCATCCTCAACTCTTCGCATGGGCCAATCAGAACATCGCCGCCATAGCGGCCCTACTCCGATGACTCCCCGAGCCAGCGACGCCCAAGGAGCAACAGGCccaccaagaggtgcgcaacctgctcgagtgcgccgcagTCCAGCAAGCGAAGAGTTCCGCGTCCTGGTGATGCGGGCACAACACCAGTAGGGTAGCGCCTACCATGCCTCCCAAAACGCgtggggagtctgtccaccaaccTCCCCCCGGGGGGAAccgggccgcgcccgctcgacggaccCCACCGCCTGCAGGTGGTGGAACCCCATCTGTCCACCAGCGCGTTGGTCCCGTCCGCGACGCCCATGACACCCTGGACGTGTGGAGGCACTCCCGCGCGGATAGGGAGGACGGAGCCAACCGCGGCTACCACATACACCATGGTGGCCGCTATCACAGCGAAGAAGATCAGAGCCCGAGCCCTGACCCGGcagggcccagggccttctccacgcgcatcctgaacgcgccgttcCCGGCACGTTTCCGGCAGCCCACCAACGTGGCCAAATActccggggagacgaaccccgggcaTTGGCTCAGCGATTACTGGCTTGCTTATCAGGCCGGTGGGATGGACGATAACCTGTTCATCATGCACAACCTCCCTCTGTTCTTAGCCGATTcagcgcgagcctggctggaataCTTTCTGTCGGGTCAGATCAGAACTGGAACGACGTAAAAGaaatctttgtagggaacttcTAGGGCACGTACGTGCGCCCCGGAAACTCCTAGGACCTCCGGAGTTACTGCTAGGGGTCGGATGAGTCTCTCCGAGACTATATCCAGtgtttctccaggaagcgcaccgagctctccaacatcgccaACGCCGACGTCATCGGAGCCTTCTTGGCGGGAACCTCCTGCAAGCCCCTAGTCCACGAGCTGGGATGCAGGGGCCCACGGACCaccgaggagctcctcaatatcacCACTAGCTTCACCTCGGGTGAAGAGGCCAACGGGGCAATCTTTgatcgctccaaaggcaaggcgaagcagGAGGAGGACATCGACGAGTGAACCTCCAACCGCcatcaaaagaagaagaacaagcaatgGTGCGAGGCTTTCCTTGTGGCTGTTGCCAAGTGCAAACGGGGACAGCCGCCTCCCGATGGCACCCccagcttcttcgacaagttgcttgagggaccgtgcctgaaccacgagttccccgccaagcatgcctacaaggattgcaacctcatgaagaggtaccttgtgggcaatccggtgaagggtGACCGGAGACGGGAGCccaaagaagagaaaaaggacGTCGGAGacaaggaagacggcttccccaacgtGGATGGctacttcatgatcttcggcgggctAGCGGCCTATGACTTTAGGTGCCACCGAAAGCTGGAACGCCGcaaggtctacgcggccgaccCCGCTACCCagaccttcctcgactggtcaagGTCCACCATAACCTTTGACTAGTCTGACCACCCGGAGCGTGTCCTGCAGCTGGGACGCTAGCCCCTCAtcatcgaccccatcgtcggcacgaagcacctcaccaaggtgctcatggatggaggcagcagcctcaacatcctctacgccgagaccctcgatgCCATAGGGATCAACCGATCCCGTCTCCGTCCCAGCGAGGCACCATTGCATGGCATCATGCCAGGGAAACGGGCAATGCCTCTTGGGTAGATCGACTTGCCTAtcactttcgggactccttccaacttcaggaaggagaccctcacATTCGAGGTGGTAGgcttccgcggaacctaccacgccatcttgggatggccatgctacgccaaattcatggccatccccaactacacctacctcaagctcaagctgtgagggcccaacggggtcatcacagTTGGCACATCTTTctagaaggcatacgagtgtgatgtcgagtgctgcgagtacgccttGGTCATCACTTGCTTGGAGGACCAGGTGGTCCGGCTTGCGAAGGGTACCGAGGACCTGCCTGACTCCAAGCAGTCCTGCACTTCGTTCAAAGCCACAGAAGGCGtgaaggaggtccccctcgacctGAACTGCTCCAACGGCAGGACGGTGCGGATAGGTGctaccctatcccccaaataggaagcgcgctcatcgacttcctccgcgcaaacaaCGAcgtttttgcgtggaaaccctcggacatgcctggcattccgagggaagtccccgagcactccttgaacatcaaggccggctccaaaccggtgagaCAAGGCCTGcaccgcttcgacgaggagaggcacaaggccatcggtgaggagctccagaagcttttggcggccgggttcatcaaggaagtgtaccaccccgagtggttagccAACCCCGTTCTTGTACAaaagaagaatgggaaatggagaatgtgtgttgactatacgggtctcaacaaagcgtgcccaaaggatccatttcttttgccacgcatagatcaaatagtcgactcaaccgtagggtgcgaaacccttagcttcctcgaCGTGTATTCTGGTTACCaccaaatcgcgatgaaagagtccaaCCAGCTCGcaacctctttcatcacccctttcggaCCCTACTGCTACGTCATGATGCCGTTTGgcctcaaaaacgtgggggctaCATACCAGCAATTTATGCTCAagtgttttggggacctcatcgggcgaaccgttgaggcttacgtggatgacatcatggtcaagtccaagaaaggcaaccagctcatccccgaccttgAGCTGGCCTTTgaaaggctgagagacaagcgcatcaaactcaaccccgcaaaatgcattttcggggtcctgaggggcatgctgctcggcttcatcatctccatgtgcggcatcgaagccaacccaAAGAAGATATTGGCCATCACTgacatggggccgatccaaAACTTGAAGGGAGTACAGCGCATCACGGGATGCcttgcggccctgagccgcttcatctcatgcCTCGGCGAACGAGGACTCCCCCTCTaccaactcctgaagaagaccgaccgttCGTGTGGACCGCTGAGGCCCAGAAGGTGCTTGACCAGCTCAAGGAAATCCTGACGAAAGCCCCAATCCTAGTCCCACCAAACGACGGGGAGCCACTCTTGCTCTACATTGCGGCGACCACCGAGGTGGTCAGCGCTGCTCTTGTGGTGGagcaagaggaggagggacacgccctcaaggtgcaacgcccggtgtacttcattagTGAGGTCTTGTCCGACTCCAAGGCCCGCTACCCCCAAATCCAAAAGCTCATATATGCAGTCCTCATCACAAAGAGgtagctgcgccactacttcacctcccacccgatGACGGTCGTGTCATTGTTCCCCCTCGGtgaagtgatccggaatcagGACACCACAGGGCGGATCGCAAAATGGGCactcgagcttatggaccagagcatcacctatgccccccgaacagccatcaagtcccaggtgcTCGCCGACTTTGTCGCGGAGTGGATGGAGGTCCAGGAGCCATCGGTGCCGGAGAAGCacgagtactggacaatgtacttcgacgggtcgctaaTGAAAGCTTGTGCCAGAGCAAACCTAGTCTTTATCTCCCTCCTTGGTGTAcacatgaggtacatgatctgcctccattttcctgcgtCCAACAACGTTGCCAAGTACGAGGCTTTTCTCAATGGGCTTCatatcgccatcgagctgggcatccgacggctggacatccgaggcGACTCCTAGTTAGTCGTCGAACTGACTCCTAgttagtcgtcgaacaagtgagtggagctgccacgatcCCAAAATGATGGCATACTGCAACACGGTCCGccagctcgaggacaagtttgaTGGTCTCGAGCTCAACCACGTCATGAGacgcttcaacgaggcagctgatgagctggcaaaggcggcgtccggccagGGACTAGTCCCCGCCGGTGTCTTTATCAGCAACCAGCATAAGCCCTCGATCCGCTATGAGGAGTCAAAGGAGGTTGGCAACACATCACCTATCCCAAACTCGGAGGCCGACCCCTCCGATCCTGAGGTTATGGAAATCGATGCAAATCCAGcagaggggcccgaccccctgcctgactggagagccccgtacctcgattaCCTCATTCGCAAGTTGCTCCCGATAGACAACACAGAGGCGCGAAGGATCGCCTGTtgcgccaaatccttcatcatcatcgatTGGGAGCTCTACAAGCAGAGCCATATCGGCATCCTGCAGCGCTACATCCCAATCGAACAAGGAAAGGCGCTACTCCAAGACATCCACGctggagcctgcggccaccacgccacACCAAGAACCCTCATTGGGAACATCTTCCGaccaggcttctactggccgacggcggtcgccgatgcCACCCGTGTGGTGtgcacctgcgaagggtgccaattcttcgcgcgACAAACTCACCTGCCTGCCTAGtcactccagaccatccccatcacatggcccTTCGTGGTCTGGGGTCTAGACCCCattgggcccttcaagaaagcgcccggtggcttcacccacctgctggTCGCCGTCGACAAATTCATGAAGTGGATCGAGGCTCGACCGATCATGTAGATCAAGTTCGAGCAGGCggtgcaattcttcaccgacatcgtCCACCGCTTCAGAGTCCCCAACTCTGTCATCATGGataacggcacgcagttcaccaggAAGAAATTCCTCATGTTCTGCGATgatcaccacatccgagtggactggtcggccatagcgcatccccgcacgaacggacAAGTTGAGTAGgctaacggcatgatactccagggtctcaagccatggATCTTTGACCGCCTCAACAAGTTCAGCAGCCGATGGGTTGTGGAACTCCCCGCGATCCTATGGagcttgaggacgacccccagcagGGCCACCGGCTTCAcgccattcttcatggtctatgggtccgaggcaatcctccccacagATTTGGAGTATGGGTCGCTAAGGGTCAGAGCATACGACGAGCAAGAGAACCAAGCATCCCTCGTGGATGCACAAGACCAGCTAGACGAGGCACGAGACGTAGctctgctgcactcggccaggtaccagcaggccttacgacgGTACCACAGTCGTAAGGTAATGGGTCGGGCCTTCAGCGTCGGCgacttggtgctccgcctcattcaagacaacagaggtcggcacaagctgacccctccatgggaaggtcctttcatcatcgCACAAGTACTGCGACCGGGCACATACGAGCTAGCAACCCCCAATGGGCAGATCTTCACCAACGCATGGAACATCAAACAGCTAAGACATTTCTACCCTTAGCCATTATTTCCAAGCTTGTACATGCATACTTCCGTCATCTTTTAGTTTGTGAAAAAAGGGTTGTTTTGACTTGCCTTCGCTAAAGTTTCATCACAAGCTTAGGGATACCCGACCCTAGCTCtgccccagggtcgcatatccctcgggggctgtCAAGGGCTCCAGCCCAAGACACTTGgcatcttctcaaaacaccattttttCCAAActgaccctcttcctaaacgtttgggcgTGAAAAGAAAGGAGTGCACAAACGGTGCTCGGGCAAGACCGATCGGACTGCGAGAAACCTATGCCCCAGCGGCTATGGTGCCTCTGCTCATCGGCACTTCCCGACGTGTCCGACTCGCGCTCTGAACTTTCCAAATCCAAAAAgtagaaagaggatcgaaaagtTTTTCAAGAAAATTGCATAAATAGAAAGGCCTCTCCGGCCATCACAAAAGCAAGTTTGAAATTTCCTAACTTATTTACATGTTTTTGGGCCGCTTGGCCCGATACAGTTAGCTCATTCCTGGGTCCTCCggtgggatggcctcatcctccaggagctgcgccaaggcctctgctggattgagcaccgacgcatcggtctcgtccagctcggcctcgaaGTAGCCGGAGGTGTACCCCCCACCCATCGCGTCGAAGTTGATGTTGgagtagtgagagccgaagacgccGAAGGCCCGCCTCACTCCGACATGGAGTGCCTCCCGAGCGATCTCACGGGCCCGTTGGTacgtcccgaggacacgagccacCAGCGTGCTCGTCCCCTCCTCTTGGACCACACTAAGGTCCTCACAGACGATGCAGACGGCGTCCCGCAGTTTGGCGTGCTCAGCGCGCTCCGCATCGACAGCATCTTTCAGCCGTGCGAGGTCGCCCTCAAGGCCTGTCCAAAAAAGCCCGCCAAGTTAGAAACTAGAGCAACGCTACAAGCAAGAGGACAATGAAATCCTTACCCTCAGATTAGGCTCTCAGCAGACATTCCCGATTGACCCCTTGGGACACAGTGGTCTCAAGCCCCTGCATCTGCGActggagctgactgacctccgccccaaggtcggccgccatcttctcgCCCTCAGCCTTCCAGCCCGCGTAGAGGTCACGCTCCTACCGAGCCGTGTGTCACTCGTGTCGGATGTGCTcaacggttttctgaagggcctcatgctccttcctcaaccatgcaagctcctcggcatcatgaTCGGCCTTCTCGACAGTGGCTCGAAGCTTGTCCTCCACCCTCCGCGCGCCTTCCCGCGCCTCGTGCTCCTGGGCTCGCAGGTCGGCGGCATTCTGctaggcggcggcgagctgcccgGTTAGCTCCCCGGTCTGCCGCATCTCCATGGCGAAGCGCTCCTAGACCCCCCGCTCGCACCGGAGGAACTCGAACTTCCCTCGgctgcattcctggagggcctgCAGAACAATTTACGCTCAAGAATggagaaatgaaagaaaaataaccacCAAAGAGAACACCATACCTGACCGGTGGGAACAACAACGCCGTTCAACTTCCCCATCACGGAAGACAGGGTGGCACGGACGTCTTTGAGCCCTCCCTACACCTCTTGCCACCTTTTTCGCTCCATGACATCGTCCAGCATGAAGCGAGGCCTCTGCGGATCCTCACGGGACATCCAGCGCATAGTTGGCCCTCCCCACGCGTTGGGGTCATGACTAAGTGGGACAAGGGCATGGGCGGACTCTCCGACcggccccgacgccgccgtctcTACCGCTGCCGAGACAGGCGCCACCgtccctgccaccgccgccgtctccaaTTCGTTGTTGCCACCTTCACGACCGGCACCTCGGACACTGGCGCCTCCCTCACTGGCTCCCCCTCTACCTCGTCGTCAAGGTTTATCACCTCATTGGACAGAGGAACCCCAGGGGCGGCATCTTGTCTCGCGGGGTTGGCTGCGGGGGCAGAAGACGGGATAGGGTCGGCCCCTACCCCGTGCCCGACTGCGGCACCCATTCTTCAATCGCCGCCGTGGAGGCTGCCTCCACAGGGGGCACCACGGCCTCGCCCACGAGACCGCCGCTCGCTCCCGGAGGGGTCATGGTTGGCCCTGCGGAGGAGGCCGATACCCGgagcgccttcttcggcgccagcggCAGGATGAAGCCTTGCTGAGCAGCACTACGAGATGACGACAACTTCATCAAAAACAGCTCGACGCCAATAAAAGTATAAGGTACGCGAGAACCTTCCACTTACCTCGCCACGGTATGAGGACGGCGGGCGCGCTTCACCCCTGAGCTCAAGACCGACCCTGGGACATCTGATAGTGGCCGCTTGCTGCTACCCCTCTGCTCGTGCGACACAGGCAGAGGGTTGAAGGTCGGTCCCGTCGGTTCCTGAAATGcgcccctcgccgacccctAGGGCGCGGCCTTCGAGCCCCGCGGGGTTGGGCCCTGGGCGGGCAGTCCGCTCGACCTGTCCTTCGCGGACAGTTGAGGGGGCTCATCCCGGATGATGAGCGCGCCCGGCACGAAGGATGGGACAtagtcctcctcctcctcctcctcggtcttgtcttcatcatcctcatcgtcatcatTACCATCGTCGTCCTTCACGACCGCACCCCTCCGCCGCATTCGGAACTCCTTCAGGgcttttttcctcctcctcgccatctccttgtccttcctcctcttctgctttTCGACGAGGAGACGGTTCTGCTGCCGCCACGCTGCATCCTTCGGTACTGGCGAGCATGAGGCTATGACTTGGTTCAACTCGCCCTGCAGATCCAAAGACTCCGCATCAGAACAGCGAACCAGGAAATGCAGGAAAGAAGAACGAGAGAGCAAATTTCTCACCAGCAGGACGAAGCCCTCGTCTGGGCGCATCGGAGGATGATCCAGCACCGGATCAACAACATCCCTATCATCCAGTGCCTCCCGGACGCGCTGCTCGATCTCGGTGTCGGCGAGCGCACCtgtcgcaaggacggtgccgTCAGTCGCCGCGCCGGGAACCATATCACCAAGCGCGCGGGCCCGGAGCATTAGTAGCGCCATCCTTCGagcatggtacgccccgataactCCAGCCCCGGTCAGGCCCTCCTCCTTCAAGCGATTGATGGCCTGGAGAAGACTTGCAATGTTCCTCTTCTGCTT from Setaria italica strain Yugu1 chromosome VII, Setaria_italica_v2.0, whole genome shotgun sequence includes the following:
- the LOC101770904 gene encoding uncharacterized protein LOC101770904 → MMAYCNTVRQLEDKFDGLELNHVMRRFNEAADELAKAASGQGLVPAGVFISNQHKPSIRYEESKEVGNTSPIPNSEADPSDPEVMEIDANPAEGPDPLPDWRAPYLDYLIRKLLPIDNTEARRIACCAKSFIIIDWELYKQSHIGILQRYIPIEQGKALLQDIHAGACGHHATPRTLIGNIFRPGFYWPTAVADATRVVCTCEGCQFFARQTHLPA